A window from Denticeps clupeoides unplaced genomic scaffold, fDenClu1.1, whole genome shotgun sequence encodes these proteins:
- the LOC114773128 gene encoding muscarinic acetylcholine receptor M1-like, translating into MNTTCSSQMSNTTTDPLGGHQVWEVVLIVLVTGPLSIITIVANLLVVISFRVNAELRTTSNYYLLSLAVADLILGTVSMNLYSSYMITGRWTLGHLACDLWLAVDYVASNASVMNLLVISFDRYFSVTRPLTYRAKRTPKRAALLIALAWMVSFILWGPAILFWPYVVGRKQVREDHDCSIPFLKVPVLAYGTAIAAFYLPVSIMIILYWRIYWEIENRAKGLAVLLGSVNSGGTPEGSDRRSTYPSSTQSSIRDPIELQLERRWEGPGDCIPGMQGTPQTDKVQGVLALAAQRCDGSIPAVCNDHEEEDDNAMASSSTEDEMEQEVRHPACALKLEELQDPASQCRRIKISPRAAVHMTEVSSNQSSPKRCRMLDQSPFKNHKGKRRRNMIIREKKAARTLSAILLAFILTWTPYNIMVLASVSYCVPEKLWQIGYWLCYINSTVNPVCYALCNKSFRVTFKMLLLCRPGDCRRLENSRCSYHASVRVQKTCSTV; encoded by the coding sequence ATGAACACCACATGCTCTTCTCAAATGTCCAACACAACCACAGATCCACTTGGGGGACACCAGGTTTGGGAAGTTGTCCTAATTGTTCTAGTAACTGGTCCTCTCTCCATTATTACCATCGTGGCTAACCTCCTTGTAGTCATCTCCTTCCGGGTCAATGCAGAACTACGTACCACCAGCAACTACTACCTGCTGAGTCTTGCTGTGGCAGATCTGATTTTGGGTACAGTGTCCATGAACCTCTACTCCTCCTACATGATCACTGGCCGCTGGACCTTGGGACATCTGGCGTGCGACTTATGGTTGGCTGTGGACTACGTAGCCAGTAACGCCTCAGTCATGAACCTCCTGGTGATCAGCTTCGACCGGTACTTCTCTGTGACTCGTCCCTTGACATATCGGGCCAAGCGGACACCAAAACGAGCAGCACTCCTTATCGCACTGGCATGGATGGTGTCCTTCATCCTGTGGGGACCAGCTATCCTGTTCTGGCCTTATGTTGTTGGACGAAAGCAGGTGAGGGAGGACCATGACTGCTCCATCCCTTTCCTTAAGGTTCCAGTGCTTGCTTATGGCACTGCCATTGCTGCTTTTTATCTTCCGGTAAGCATCATGATCATCCTGTACTGGAGGATATACTGGGAGATTGAGAATCGTGCCAAAGGCCTTGCAGTCCTTCTGGGCTCTGTGAACAGCGGAGGGACTCCAGAAGGATCCGACAGGAGATCCACATATCCAAGCAGCACTCAAAGCAGCATCAGAGACCCCATAGAGTTGCAGTTGGAGAGAAGGTGGGAGGGTCCTGGGGACTGTATCCCAGGAATGCAGGGGACCCCTCAAACTGATAAGGTGCAAGGGGTGCTGGCCCTGGCAGCTCAAAGGTGTGACGGGAGTATCCCAGCAGTGTGTAATGACcatgaagaggaggatgatAATGCAATGGCCTCATCATCCACAGAGGATGAAATGGAGCAAGAGGTCAGACATCCTGCCTGCGCACTGAAGCTGGAAGAACTGCAGGATCCAGCAAGCCAGTGTCGCAGGATCAAGATCTCGCCTAGAGCAGCTGTCCACATGACAGAAGTGTCATCCAACCAGTCTTCACCAAAAAGATGCAGGATGCTGGATCAAAGCCCTTTCAAAAATCACAAAGGCAAGCGACGGAGGAACATGATCATCAGGGAGAAGAAAGCGGCTCGGACGTTGAGTGCCATCTTGCTGGCCTTCATTCTGACCTGGACACCGTACAACATCATGGTGCTGGCATCCGTCTCCTACTGCGTGCCGGAGAAGCTGTGGCAGATAGGCTACTGGCTGTGCTACATCAACAGCACGGTCAACCCTGTATGCTATGCCCTCTGCAACAAATCCTTCCGGGTCACCTTCAAGATGCTGCTGCTCTGCCGTCCAGGCGACTGCAGGAGGTTGGAGAACAGCAGGTGCAGCTATCACGCCTCCGTTAGGGTGCAGAAGACCTGCAGCACCGTCTGA